TCGGCATCGGCGCCGACGGGCTTGGCGACGAATTCGGGCTCGGCCGTCGCGGGCCGGAAGCTGGCGTTGATCTCGCCGTGTTCGCCGAAGTAGCGGGGCTCGGGGTAGGACACGATCGCTCCTGGATCTGCGCTCGGGGCGGGCCGCCCGATAACGGTCGACCTCGAAGTAGATGAGCGCTAAGATAACCACCACTCGCATGAGTGTCAATTAAATGAGCGCTCATCTATCTACTCCGGAGGAGGACCCATGGCCGATGCGGTGTCCGCGGTGCTGGCTCAATGGCGCGAGGAACGTCCTGACCTGGACTTCACGCCGATCGGCGTGGTCGGCCGGATCATGCGGCTGTCCCGGCTGTGGGACAAGGAGATCAAGGACTTCCTCGCCGGGCACGACCTCGAACCGGGCGAGTTCGACATCCTCTCCACGCTCCGGCGCTCCGGCGAGCCCTACGCGCTGACCGCCGGGACGTTCCTCAAGGAATCCCTCGTGACCACCGGGGCGATCACGCTGCGCGTCGATCGCATGGAGAAGAAGGGCCTGGTCAGCCGGGTGCGCGACGACGTCGACCGGCGCTCGGTCAAGATCAGGCTCACCGAGCGCGGGCTGGAGGTCATCGACCGCGTCCTCCCGCTGCACCTGGCCAACGAGGCACGGCTGCTGAGCGGGCTCGACCGCGACGGGCGCGAGAACCTCGCCGGCGCGCTCGCCGCCGTGCTGGAGTCCCACGGCGACACAACACCGGCCGGCTGAGGCCTGACCTGGGGTTTGCTGGCGGTGGGCGCAAGCAGCGAGCGGGCTCGGCGGGCGACCGGCCACGTTCTGCTGATTGACCGGACAAGGACGCGGGCTTACGTTCGCTTGGCGATGATCAGCTAGGAGGTCGGCGTGTGCCAGGAGTGTTGTCGGCGTTCCCCGCAGCCCCGGATTTCGCGGGCGCAGTTCCTCAAGCTCGTCGGGCTCGCCACCGCCGGGGTGGCGGTCGCGGCGGGGTGTTCCAGCGGTGAACCGGGTTCGGCGCAGCGGGGCGGACCGGTGCTGATCGACAACGTCCGGGGCTTCACGCTGACCCCCGGCGGGCCGTTCGAGTTCTCCAGCCTGCTGGTCGGTGCCGACGGGCGCGTCGGCGG
This portion of the Saccharopolyspora antimicrobica genome encodes:
- a CDS encoding MarR family winged helix-turn-helix transcriptional regulator, encoding MADAVSAVLAQWREERPDLDFTPIGVVGRIMRLSRLWDKEIKDFLAGHDLEPGEFDILSTLRRSGEPYALTAGTFLKESLVTTGAITLRVDRMEKKGLVSRVRDDVDRRSVKIRLTERGLEVIDRVLPLHLANEARLLSGLDRDGRENLAGALAAVLESHGDTTPAG